One Halarcobacter ebronensis genomic window carries:
- a CDS encoding nitrous oxide reductase accessory protein NosL, which translates to MHKLLIILSIFLIITNTQADGNFSKEAQKEPILLQKGSEKQWCPVCGMSIKKYYKTSHTAKLENGTQRQYCSLACLVKDKEEYGILEESIQVVDAKTEKLIQAKNAFYVIDSRIKGTMSMVSKLAFQNKNDAQDFIKKYGGKLATFEEAQKLAQESMKNDLTKIKTKKIKKVYPMGKKIFEKLCNKDIDPTQYIEINELKANIVQNGLCKTLDEEKLQAVALYLWEVKRFGDLETNENRIKVEEKEKCPVCGMFVAKYPRWAAQIYYKHGDHEHRFSFDGVKDMFKFYFNPKKWGDYPVSKDLISKILVTDYYSQNAIDATKAFYVIGSDVYGPMGHELIPFLNENDAKTFKKDHLGKKIVKFDTVKESEIYKLDE; encoded by the coding sequence ATGCATAAACTTCTTATTATTCTTTCAATTTTTTTAATAATAACAAATACTCAAGCAGATGGTAACTTTAGCAAAGAGGCTCAGAAAGAACCTATATTACTTCAAAAAGGAAGTGAAAAACAATGGTGTCCTGTTTGTGGGATGAGTATAAAAAAGTATTATAAAACTTCACATACTGCAAAACTAGAAAATGGTACTCAAAGACAATACTGTTCCCTTGCATGTTTGGTAAAAGATAAAGAAGAGTATGGAATCTTAGAAGAGAGTATCCAAGTTGTTGATGCAAAAACAGAAAAATTAATCCAAGCAAAAAATGCTTTTTATGTAATTGATAGTAGAATAAAAGGAACCATGAGTATGGTTAGCAAACTAGCTTTCCAAAATAAAAATGATGCACAAGATTTTATTAAAAAATATGGTGGAAAACTAGCTACTTTTGAAGAGGCTCAAAAACTTGCCCAAGAGAGTATGAAAAATGATTTAACAAAAATCAAAACCAAAAAGATAAAAAAAGTCTACCCAATGGGGAAAAAGATTTTTGAAAAACTCTGCAATAAAGATATTGACCCAACGCAATATATTGAGATAAATGAACTAAAAGCCAATATAGTACAAAATGGTCTGTGTAAAACCCTTGATGAAGAGAAACTTCAAGCAGTTGCTCTTTATCTTTGGGAAGTAAAAAGATTTGGAGATTTAGAAACAAATGAGAATAGAATAAAAGTTGAAGAGAAAGAGAAATGTCCTGTTTGTGGAATGTTTGTAGCAAAATACCCTAGATGGGCGGCACAAATCTATTATAAACATGGTGATCATGAACACAGATTCTCTTTTGATGGAGTAAAAGATATGTTTAAATTTTACTTTAACCCTAAAAAATGGGGAGACTATCCTGTTTCAAAAGATTTGATTAGTAAAATCTTAGTTACAGACTACTATTCTCAAAATGCCATTGATGCAACAAAGGCTTTTTATGTAATTGGCTCTGATGTATATGGTCCTATGGGACATGAACTGATACCTTTTTTAAATGAAAATGATGCAAAAACATTTAAAAAAGACCATTTAGGGAAAAAGATTGTAAAATTTGATACTGTAAAAGAGAGTGAGATTTATAAACTGGATGAATAA
- a CDS encoding ABC transporter permease produces MKSKINLYLIEYAINSILRQKFKNIFILFIFILLTSILASIFFISNSIKYELNSTLKALPQITVQKLKAGRHYDINTNVVDEIINIAGVTDAIPRVWGYYYFANLGANFSIIGIDEYENQYKTSLNKIIKEFDFSKALENNSMIVGEGVKKALNENYYNEYFNFIKPDGTFKKVNIAGVFKSSLELESNDTILLPKELALEIFGMDDSKATDIVVKVANPEEIPTVANKIKLLYPDTRVITNKDLEISYQNIFDYKGGIFLAVFIVAIFTFFIIVYDKASGLSSEEKREIGVLKALGWKIEDVLKEKFYESFIISFFGYIFGVLIALTFVYVFNAPLLSNLFSGYSELKTSFQLPFVLDVNTLFLLFFLTVPIYIASTIIPSWRSATIETDKVLR; encoded by the coding sequence ATGAAAAGTAAAATAAATCTGTATCTAATAGAGTATGCAATAAACTCTATTTTAAGACAAAAATTCAAAAATATTTTTATTCTTTTTATTTTTATTTTGTTAACTTCAATATTAGCTTCAATATTTTTTATTTCAAACTCAATTAAGTATGAACTAAACTCAACACTAAAAGCTCTTCCACAAATAACAGTGCAAAAACTAAAAGCTGGAAGACATTATGATATAAATACAAATGTAGTTGATGAGATAATAAATATTGCAGGTGTTACTGATGCTATTCCAAGAGTTTGGGGATACTACTATTTTGCAAATTTGGGAGCAAACTTTTCAATTATTGGAATTGATGAGTATGAAAACCAATATAAAACCTCACTAAATAAAATTATCAAAGAGTTTGATTTTTCTAAAGCTTTGGAAAACAATTCTATGATTGTGGGAGAAGGCGTAAAAAAAGCTTTAAATGAGAACTACTACAATGAATATTTTAACTTTATAAAACCCGATGGAACTTTCAAAAAAGTTAATATTGCAGGAGTATTTAAAAGCTCTTTGGAGCTTGAATCAAATGATACAATTCTTCTTCCAAAAGAGTTAGCTCTTGAGATTTTTGGAATGGATGACTCAAAAGCAACAGATATTGTTGTTAAAGTAGCAAACCCAGAAGAGATACCAACAGTTGCAAATAAAATCAAACTTCTTTATCCAGATACAAGGGTAATTACAAACAAAGATTTGGAGATTAGTTATCAAAATATTTTTGACTATAAAGGGGGGATTTTTTTAGCTGTGTTTATTGTTGCAATTTTCACCTTTTTTATAATTGTTTATGATAAAGCAAGTGGTCTAAGCTCTGAAGAGAAAAGGGAAATAGGAGTTCTAAAAGCTTTAGGCTGGAAAATAGAGGATGTTTTAAAAGAGAAGTTTTATGAGAGTTTTATAATCTCATTTTTTGGTTATATTTTTGGAGTTTTAATTGCTCTTACTTTTGTATATGTTTTCAATGCTCCTCTTTTAAGCAATCTTTTTAGCGGTTACTCTGAACTAAAAACAAGTTTTCAATTGCCTTTTGTATTGGATGTAAATACTCTGTTTTTACTATTTTTTCTAACAGTACCAATATATATAGCCTCAACTATAATTCCTTCTTGGAGAAGCGCAACAATTGAAACTGATAAGGTTTTAAGATGA